A region of uncultured Carboxylicivirga sp. DNA encodes the following proteins:
- a CDS encoding PhoH family protein: MIEKLIYLESVDLVEFLGVKNAKLELIKNRFPKLKVVARGNWLKAIGDAEEMADFEEKINNLIEHYNQYNVLKEATISEILEGDSITEAKSDSDIILYGISGRPIKARTENQDKLVKSFKNNDLLFAIGPAGSGKTYTAIALAVAALKNKQVRRIILSRPAVEAGEKLGFLPGDMKEKIDPYLQPLYDALQDMIPPTRLKEYMENGTIQIAPLAFMRGRTLNDACVILDEAQNTTNNQLKMFLTRMGAYAKFIVTGDVTQIDLPNPRSSGLIQGMKILKGIDRIAIIEFNKKDIVRHQLVQDIVEAYDKKQKEDDKK; the protein is encoded by the coding sequence ATGATTGAAAAATTGATTTATCTCGAATCAGTCGATTTGGTAGAGTTTTTAGGTGTAAAAAATGCTAAACTTGAACTTATTAAAAACAGGTTTCCGAAGCTTAAGGTTGTTGCCCGGGGCAATTGGTTAAAAGCCATTGGGGATGCTGAAGAAATGGCTGATTTCGAAGAAAAAATCAATAATCTGATAGAGCATTACAATCAATACAATGTTTTAAAAGAAGCTACTATTTCCGAAATACTTGAAGGCGATAGTATAACTGAAGCTAAAAGCGACAGCGATATTATCCTTTATGGCATTAGTGGAAGACCAATTAAAGCCCGAACTGAAAACCAGGATAAATTAGTAAAGTCGTTTAAGAATAACGATTTATTATTTGCCATTGGTCCGGCAGGTTCGGGTAAAACCTATACGGCCATTGCCTTAGCAGTAGCTGCTCTTAAGAACAAACAGGTCAGACGAATCATTTTAAGTCGACCAGCCGTTGAAGCCGGTGAAAAACTGGGTTTTTTACCGGGTGATATGAAAGAGAAGATTGATCCATACTTACAACCATTGTACGATGCTCTGCAGGATATGATTCCTCCTACCCGACTAAAAGAATACATGGAAAACGGCACTATACAGATTGCACCACTGGCATTTATGCGTGGACGTACACTAAATGATGCCTGTGTGATATTAGATGAAGCCCAGAACACAACAAATAACCAGCTTAAGATGTTTCTAACCCGTATGGGTGCTTATGCCAAGTTTATTGTAACGGGTGACGTAACTCAGATTGACTTACCTAACCCTCGCAGTTCGGGCTTGATTCAAGGTATGAAGATACTTAAAGGAATTGATCGGATTGCCATAATAGAATTTAACAAAAAAGATATTGTCCGACACCAATTAGTGCAGGATATTGTTGAAGCATACGATAAAAAACAGAAAGAAGACGACAAGAAATAA
- a CDS encoding TonB-dependent receptor has product MKTNYLYALAMAILFIFSVNMATVSAQAAPPEPICNLKGTITSDGEPLAFATVSISNTTLGAVSDLNGLFELNLVPQGEFIVKAQALGYKPVEKLIQFEAGKTNNITFNLEEDVLGIEQVVVTADRKETKRTDASMIVNTVTPKLLENTETISIGEGLNYVPGLRLENNCQNCGFTQVRMNGMDGAHSQVLINNRAIFSNLAGVYGLELMPSSMIDRIEVIRGGGSALYGSNAIAGTINLITKDPLSNSYNIGTQYSSVGVGSDGGAASDYSVNLNATIVSEDKKTGLALFGFYRDKDPFDSNGDGYSEISQIDNLTFGARLNHRIDYRSKVTLDFMRMNEERRGGNKFDYPNHEADISEAVEHKITTTALTYERFVGTGSVWSVYGSAQNVDRASYYGAEQSLSDYGHTNGLTYNIGTQFKTDFGNNSIISGIEAVNDVMDDKKLGYLDLETGEHVPNTQITDQKKSIYGVFAQYDRKIGNVKVSIGARFDQYKITDIEHKDGNNSGKVFSPRMNVLWHISPSLQWRASYSQGYRAPQVFDEDLHIETSGSRKVVYANEADLKQETSHSYMTSFDFNKTMGTWNIGLLAEGFYTKLNDAFASTPEFDEQTGVTTYIRSNDENGATVQGVNFEATISPINKVYFRTGYTIQSSTFGSEQELNEKDFLRTPGNYGFFSFDYDVFPKLCLITTGTYTGKMKVAYYGENFTAQDNIITEEEGIVGTIRTTPTFFDLGFKAEYKINVGGLPFKLFGGVKNIFNSYQDDFDSGINRDPGYVYGPMNPRTIYCGIKLSNIL; this is encoded by the coding sequence ATGAAAACAAACTATTTGTATGCCCTTGCTATGGCCATATTGTTCATATTTTCTGTCAACATGGCGACTGTTAGTGCACAGGCTGCACCCCCCGAACCTATTTGTAACCTGAAAGGAACCATTACTTCAGACGGGGAACCATTGGCATTTGCAACCGTTTCAATCAGTAATACAACTTTGGGAGCAGTCTCAGATCTGAATGGTTTATTTGAATTAAATCTTGTACCTCAGGGAGAATTTATTGTAAAGGCTCAGGCACTTGGATATAAACCAGTTGAAAAACTTATTCAGTTTGAAGCCGGAAAAACCAACAATATTACATTTAATCTGGAAGAAGATGTGTTAGGCATTGAACAGGTAGTAGTGACTGCCGACAGAAAAGAAACCAAGCGTACTGATGCCTCAATGATTGTTAATACAGTAACCCCTAAATTACTCGAAAACACAGAAACTATTTCAATTGGCGAAGGACTGAATTATGTTCCTGGTTTACGATTGGAAAATAATTGCCAGAATTGCGGGTTTACTCAAGTTAGAATGAATGGTATGGATGGAGCGCATTCACAGGTACTGATAAACAACAGAGCCATCTTTAGTAATCTGGCTGGTGTTTACGGTCTTGAACTGATGCCTTCAAGCATGATAGATCGAATTGAAGTGATAAGAGGTGGAGGTTCTGCGTTATATGGAAGTAATGCCATAGCAGGTACCATTAATCTAATTACCAAGGATCCACTTTCCAATTCTTATAATATAGGTACACAATACAGCTCAGTTGGTGTCGGATCCGATGGTGGAGCAGCATCGGATTACTCAGTTAACTTAAATGCAACAATCGTGAGTGAAGATAAAAAAACCGGTTTGGCATTATTTGGATTTTATCGAGATAAAGATCCGTTTGATTCCAACGGAGATGGTTATTCTGAAATCTCACAAATTGACAACCTTACGTTTGGTGCCCGTTTAAACCATCGTATCGATTACAGAAGTAAAGTTACATTGGATTTTATGCGAATGAATGAAGAACGTCGAGGCGGTAATAAATTTGACTATCCAAATCACGAAGCTGATATTTCAGAGGCAGTTGAACACAAAATAACCACAACTGCCCTAACCTATGAACGCTTTGTTGGTACAGGAAGCGTATGGTCGGTATACGGATCAGCTCAGAACGTTGACAGAGCCTCTTATTATGGTGCCGAACAAAGTTTATCAGATTATGGCCATACCAACGGACTAACCTACAACATAGGTACACAATTCAAAACTGATTTTGGTAATAATTCAATCATATCAGGTATTGAAGCTGTTAATGATGTTATGGATGATAAGAAATTAGGATATTTAGATTTGGAAACTGGTGAACATGTACCCAATACTCAAATTACGGATCAGAAGAAATCTATTTATGGAGTTTTTGCTCAGTATGACAGAAAGATTGGTAATGTAAAAGTATCGATTGGTGCAAGATTCGATCAATATAAAATTACTGATATAGAACATAAAGACGGTAACAATAGTGGAAAAGTTTTTAGTCCACGAATGAACGTATTATGGCATATTTCACCTTCACTTCAATGGAGAGCCAGTTATTCACAAGGATATCGTGCCCCACAGGTATTTGATGAAGATCTTCATATCGAAACATCCGGATCACGAAAAGTAGTATATGCCAATGAAGCGGACCTAAAACAGGAAACAAGCCACAGTTACATGACTTCTTTTGATTTCAATAAGACAATGGGTACATGGAATATTGGTTTATTAGCAGAAGGGTTCTATACCAAACTTAATGATGCATTTGCTTCAACTCCAGAATTTGATGAACAAACAGGTGTTACAACGTACATAAGAAGTAATGATGAAAACGGAGCTACTGTTCAGGGAGTCAATTTTGAAGCAACCATTTCTCCAATTAACAAAGTATACTTCAGAACAGGTTACACCATTCAGTCAAGCACCTTTGGATCTGAACAGGAATTAAACGAAAAAGATTTTCTACGTACCCCTGGTAATTATGGATTCTTTTCTTTTGATTATGATGTATTTCCAAAACTTTGCCTGATAACAACTGGAACTTATACAGGGAAAATGAAAGTAGCTTATTATGGTGAAAACTTTACGGCGCAGGATAACATCATTACAGAAGAAGAAGGTATAGTAGGTACAATCAGAACAACACCGACTTTTTTTGATTTAGGTTTTAAAGCTGAATATAAAATTAATGTTGGAGGCTTACCTTTTAAATTGTTCGGAGGTGTTAAGAATATATTTAATTCATACCAGGATGATTTTGATTCGGGTATCAACCGTGATCCAGGTTATGTTTATGGCCCGATGAATCCAAGAACGATTTACTGTGGCATTAAATTAAGCAATATACTATAA
- a CDS encoding formate--tetrahydrofolate ligase: MELNTTKKFKTDLEIAQSAQMQHISKIAAKLNIDPDDIEMYGKYKAKLPLSLIDEEKVKENKLILVTALTPTPAGEGKTTVSIGLTEGLNKIGKQATAVLREPSLGPVFGIKGGAAGGGYSQVVPMEDINLHFTGDFSAIEKANNLLAALIDNNIQSKTRNLNIDPRTIVWKRVIDMNDRALRDITIGLGGTANGIPRQDGFNITAASEVMAILCMATSLDDLKERLGNIFVGFTFDKKPIYARDLNAQGPMALLLKEAIKPNLVQTLEGNPAIIHGGPFANIAQGTNTILATKMGLSLSDYVVTEAGFGADLGAEKFLNIKSVAGDLKPNTMVIVATIRALRHHGGAVKEDYDTPSRERVEAGFANLEKHIENAFKFGLKPVVAINNFVSDSEEEIALVKCRCKEMGVEAVISQGWGLGGDGTMELAQAVVRAIEEGESNFKPLYDHQSSVIEKIETIAREIYGADGVDFSKDALADIKKIEALGLDKLPVCMAKTQKSFSDNESLIGRPKGFKVTVREFEFAAGAGFIIPILGKMMRMPGLPPVPAAEGMDINSEGVISGLS, from the coding sequence ATGGAGTTGAACACAACCAAAAAATTCAAAACAGATTTAGAGATTGCCCAATCGGCACAAATGCAGCATATATCTAAAATTGCTGCTAAGCTTAATATTGATCCGGATGATATAGAAATGTACGGTAAATATAAAGCTAAGCTTCCATTGAGTTTAATCGATGAAGAAAAAGTGAAGGAGAATAAGTTGATTTTGGTAACTGCTCTAACACCAACACCTGCAGGAGAAGGTAAAACAACTGTTTCCATTGGGCTTACAGAAGGATTAAATAAAATAGGCAAACAAGCAACTGCTGTTTTGCGCGAACCTTCTTTGGGACCTGTTTTTGGAATTAAAGGAGGGGCAGCAGGAGGAGGTTATTCTCAGGTTGTTCCAATGGAAGATATCAATTTGCATTTTACTGGTGATTTTTCTGCCATTGAAAAAGCAAATAATCTTCTTGCTGCTTTAATAGATAATAATATTCAGAGTAAGACACGTAATTTAAATATTGATCCCCGCACTATTGTTTGGAAACGTGTTATTGATATGAATGATAGGGCTTTGCGTGATATTACCATTGGTTTGGGAGGAACAGCAAATGGTATTCCCCGTCAGGATGGGTTTAATATAACTGCAGCATCTGAAGTGATGGCTATACTTTGTATGGCAACCAGTTTGGATGATCTTAAAGAGCGATTAGGAAATATATTTGTTGGTTTTACATTTGATAAGAAACCAATCTATGCCAGGGATTTAAATGCACAAGGTCCTATGGCTTTACTATTAAAAGAAGCAATAAAACCAAATCTGGTTCAAACGCTGGAAGGAAATCCGGCCATTATTCACGGTGGACCCTTTGCAAACATTGCGCAGGGTACCAATACTATTTTAGCTACTAAAATGGGCCTTTCCTTATCTGATTATGTGGTTACAGAAGCAGGATTTGGTGCTGATTTGGGAGCCGAAAAGTTTCTTAATATTAAATCAGTAGCAGGCGATTTAAAACCGAATACGATGGTAATTGTGGCAACCATTAGGGCGCTTCGTCATCATGGTGGAGCTGTTAAGGAAGATTACGATACTCCAAGCAGAGAAAGGGTGGAAGCTGGTTTTGCTAACCTGGAGAAACATATCGAAAACGCTTTTAAATTTGGTTTAAAGCCTGTTGTGGCCATCAATAATTTTGTATCCGACAGTGAAGAAGAGATTGCTTTGGTAAAGTGCCGTTGCAAGGAAATGGGTGTTGAAGCTGTTATCAGTCAAGGTTGGGGATTAGGAGGTGATGGCACCATGGAACTGGCACAGGCTGTTGTTAGAGCCATTGAAGAAGGAGAGAGTAATTTTAAGCCTCTTTATGATCATCAATCCTCTGTCATTGAGAAAATAGAAACTATTGCCCGTGAAATATATGGTGCTGATGGTGTTGATTTCTCAAAGGATGCTTTAGCTGATATTAAAAAAATTGAAGCTTTGGGATTAGATAAGTTGCCGGTTTGCATGGCTAAAACTCAAAAATCTTTCTCAGATAATGAAAGCTTAATTGGTCGTCCTAAAGGATTTAAAGTTACCGTTAGAGAATTTGAGTTTGCAGCAGGAGCGGGCTTTATAATTCCTATTTTGGGTAAAATGATGCGTATGCCGGGTTTACCACCTGTACCAGCTGCAGAGGGAATGGATATTAACTCAGAAGGAGTTATTTCTGGTTTGTCATAA
- the mazG gene encoding nucleoside triphosphate pyrophosphohydrolase, producing the protein MSNNTHELTLVAFKELLEIMDELRSKCPWDKEQTNESLRTLTIEETYELADAIIKNDPKLIKKELGDVLLHIVFYAKIGSETNDFTMKEVIEALNEKLIYRHPHIFGEVKVDDAREVEENWEKLKLKEKDGNKSVLSGVPMSLPAMVKANRIQDKARGVGFDWEHKEQVWDKVHEELGELKVEIDQMDQDKIEAEFGDLLFSIINAARLYGVNPENALERTNRKFIHRFNYLEEKTIKAGLDLKAMSLEEMDKIWNEAKKIDMV; encoded by the coding sequence ATGAGTAATAACACACATGAATTAACCCTGGTTGCATTTAAAGAATTATTGGAAATAATGGATGAGTTGCGCAGCAAGTGCCCTTGGGATAAGGAGCAAACAAATGAATCGTTGCGTACATTAACCATTGAGGAGACATACGAATTGGCTGATGCAATCATTAAAAATGATCCAAAACTTATTAAAAAGGAACTGGGAGATGTGCTTTTACACATTGTGTTTTATGCTAAAATAGGTTCAGAGACCAATGATTTTACAATGAAGGAGGTAATAGAGGCTTTAAATGAAAAGCTAATTTATCGACATCCACATATTTTTGGAGAAGTTAAAGTAGATGATGCGCGTGAGGTAGAAGAAAACTGGGAAAAGCTTAAACTCAAAGAAAAAGATGGTAATAAATCTGTATTGTCGGGTGTGCCAATGAGTTTACCGGCTATGGTGAAAGCTAACAGAATACAGGACAAGGCCCGTGGCGTTGGATTTGACTGGGAACATAAAGAACAAGTCTGGGATAAGGTTCATGAAGAGTTGGGAGAGTTGAAAGTAGAAATAGATCAGATGGATCAGGATAAAATAGAAGCTGAGTTTGGTGATTTATTGTTTTCTATTATCAATGCAGCTCGTCTCTATGGTGTAAATCCTGAGAACGCGTTGGAAAGAACTAATCGTAAATTTATCCACCGTTTTAATTATCTGGAGGAAAAAACGATCAAAGCCGGACTCGATTTAAAGGCAATGTCGCTTGAAGAAATGGATAAGATTTGGAATGAAGCAAAAAAAATAGACATGGTATAA
- a CDS encoding porin — translation MKTKLWLVVIIISFLQITYAQEQQTTVTKKEWFDKVKISGYMQLRYNDLLKTNADMENPQGDRTYGGFDGFSLRRMRMKVSGQIHPRLYFYFQTDFAAEGKNLGQLRDAYFDYFLDEAGEWRVRGGQSKIPYGFENLQSSQNRLALDRNDPLNSAVKDERDMGIGVHYAPKEIRERFSQLKKKGLKGSGDYGMIYTMFYNGQRGNSTVPDAEKFPHVAMRFTYPFEFKSGQYLELGIQGYTGQYVATSVSDNVTVRKDDGTITSTSALNQLFKDQRIAGSIIYYPQPFGFQAEYNIGKGPEFAYDANTGTGSIGVENLHGGYAQIMYRIQHKQQEFFPFVKGMYYDGGKKFELDARSYTVKELELGIEWQPIKAFEVVAIYTLAERRYEDMASPINKQSGRLLRLQLQVNY, via the coding sequence ATGAAGACAAAACTTTGGCTAGTTGTTATTATAATTTCATTTTTACAAATAACGTATGCCCAGGAACAACAAACTACTGTTACTAAAAAAGAGTGGTTTGATAAAGTAAAAATCAGTGGTTATATGCAATTACGCTATAACGATCTGTTAAAAACCAATGCGGATATGGAGAATCCGCAAGGAGACAGAACCTATGGTGGCTTTGATGGTTTCTCACTTCGCCGGATGCGTATGAAAGTGAGTGGGCAGATACATCCACGGTTATATTTCTATTTTCAAACCGATTTTGCAGCAGAAGGTAAAAATTTAGGTCAGCTTAGAGATGCATATTTCGATTATTTTCTTGATGAAGCAGGTGAATGGAGAGTAAGAGGAGGTCAAAGTAAAATCCCTTATGGCTTTGAAAATCTTCAATCGTCACAAAACCGATTGGCATTGGATCGTAACGATCCACTTAACAGTGCTGTTAAGGATGAACGTGATATGGGTATCGGAGTGCATTATGCGCCAAAAGAAATTCGTGAACGCTTTAGCCAGTTAAAGAAAAAAGGCCTGAAAGGATCCGGAGATTACGGCATGATTTATACCATGTTTTATAACGGACAAAGAGGAAACAGCACCGTTCCTGATGCAGAAAAATTCCCTCATGTTGCAATGCGTTTTACTTATCCTTTCGAATTTAAGTCAGGCCAGTATCTCGAATTAGGAATACAAGGTTACACCGGACAATATGTTGCCACATCAGTTTCTGATAATGTAACAGTAAGAAAGGATGACGGTACAATCACTTCAACATCTGCATTAAATCAACTCTTTAAAGACCAGCGTATTGCTGGTAGTATTATTTACTACCCTCAGCCCTTTGGATTTCAGGCTGAATACAATATTGGTAAAGGTCCTGAGTTTGCATATGATGCTAATACAGGAACCGGATCGATTGGTGTTGAGAACCTACATGGTGGATATGCTCAAATAATGTATCGTATTCAGCATAAACAACAAGAATTCTTTCCTTTTGTGAAAGGTATGTATTATGATGGAGGTAAGAAGTTTGAATTAGATGCCAGAAGTTACACAGTAAAAGAACTGGAACTAGGTATTGAATGGCAACCGATAAAAGCATTTGAAGTAGTTGCAATTTATACTTTGGCTGAGCGTCGATACGAAGACATGGCAAGTCCAATAAATAAACAGAGCGGTAGATTACTGCGCTTACAATTACAAGTCAATTATTAA
- a CDS encoding phosphoribosylaminoimidazolesuccinocarboxamide synthase, which produces MSKAIIKTDYQFPGQKSVYKGKVRDVYNINDDYLVMVVSDRLSAFDVVLPKGIPYKGQVLNQIAAKFLDATADIVPNWKIATPDPNVTVGHMCEPFAVEMIVRGYLTGSSWRLYKDGGREICGVPLPEGLKEHQAFPEPILTPTTKAELGAHDENITREEILKQGLVSEEDYVELERISLELFKRGSEIAKEKGLILVDTKYEFGKKDGQIYLIDEIHTPDSSRYFYADGYQERFDKGENQKQLSKEFVREWLMENNFQGRKGDVLPEIPDEFVDQISERYIELYESITGDKFEKADVSTVVSRVEKNVTDYLNNL; this is translated from the coding sequence ATGAGTAAAGCAATTATTAAGACCGACTATCAGTTTCCTGGTCAAAAGAGTGTTTACAAAGGAAAAGTTCGAGATGTGTATAACATCAACGACGATTATTTAGTAATGGTTGTTTCTGACCGTCTTTCGGCATTTGATGTTGTTCTTCCAAAAGGAATTCCTTACAAAGGACAAGTGTTGAACCAAATTGCAGCTAAATTTTTAGATGCTACTGCTGATATTGTTCCTAACTGGAAAATTGCCACTCCCGATCCTAACGTTACTGTTGGTCATATGTGTGAGCCTTTTGCAGTAGAAATGATTGTTCGTGGATATCTTACTGGCAGCTCATGGCGTTTATACAAAGATGGTGGACGTGAAATTTGTGGTGTACCGCTTCCTGAAGGTTTAAAGGAACACCAGGCTTTCCCTGAACCAATTCTAACACCTACTACCAAAGCTGAATTAGGAGCACACGATGAAAATATCACTCGTGAAGAAATTTTGAAACAAGGATTAGTTTCAGAAGAAGATTACGTTGAATTGGAAAGAATTTCATTAGAACTTTTCAAACGTGGTAGTGAAATTGCCAAAGAAAAAGGATTGATTTTAGTAGATACCAAATATGAATTTGGTAAAAAAGACGGTCAGATTTATTTGATCGATGAAATTCATACTCCTGACTCTTCCCGTTATTTCTATGCCGATGGTTACCAGGAACGTTTTGATAAAGGAGAAAACCAAAAGCAACTTTCTAAAGAATTTGTTCGTGAATGGTTAATGGAGAATAACTTCCAGGGACGTAAAGGTGATGTGTTACCTGAAATTCCAGATGAGTTTGTAGATCAGATTTCAGAACGATACATTGAATTATATGAAAGTATTACAGGTGATAAATTCGAAAAAGCCGATGTCTCAACTGTAGTAAGTCGTGTTGAAAAGAACGTAACAGATTATTTGAACAATTTGTAA
- a CDS encoding inorganic phosphate transporter, translating into MENIYLILVIVLFALAISDLIVGVSNDAVNFLNSAIGAKAAPYTIIMVVAAIGILVGATFSSGMMEVARKGIFNPQFFFFDEIMIIFLAVMITDVILLDLFNTFGMPTSTTVSIVFEILGAAVAVSLVKVSNDPSMSISQYINTAKALGIISGILLSVVISFSVGALVQYITRMIFSFDYDKRLSYFGAIYGGIAITAITYFILVKGAKTVTFIDDATKDWIKHNGMTIIAVSLVGWTVLLQILKLIFKIDILKIIVLAGTFALAMAFSGNDLVNFIGVPLAGFESFHIFQKAGMEPGSVSMEALAGKVATPTYMLIIAGLVMVVTLWTSKKAKAVVKTSLDLSRQQEGDERFGSSILARSIVRASINTSNALNSFLPERIKNSINKQFDSTNYDERRKKLGKEAPAFDMLRASVNLVVASILISLATNMKLPLSTTYVTFMVAMGSSLADRAWGRESAVYRITGVLSVIGGWFFTAFSAFTAAFVMAMLISWAGLWMIAVLLIFALFMVFRTHLKPKKEQTVETEVVEYEIEEVEGEIPAEKVLTKCTNSVTQTLERISEIYSQTLHDFEAEDRKALKEINKTVKNINKKTKKLKSNVYPTVMKLQEQSIDSSLYYVQVIDYLRETAHCLSFISEPCYIHLDNNHRIFKPEQFEDLNNLSAAIQKFIAEMVSVIKTNDYDKLDDLMEKRESILESIRGYRKAQLKRIKNEKAGTKVSLLYLNIMHETQNLLLHMINLTKAQRDFVDFQKN; encoded by the coding sequence ATGGAAAATATCTATTTAATTCTGGTTATTGTATTATTTGCATTAGCCATTTCTGACTTAATTGTTGGCGTTAGTAATGATGCCGTTAACTTTTTGAATTCAGCAATAGGAGCCAAAGCTGCTCCATACACTATAATTATGGTGGTTGCTGCAATTGGTATTCTTGTTGGAGCTACTTTTTCCAGCGGAATGATGGAAGTTGCCCGTAAGGGGATATTTAATCCTCAGTTCTTCTTCTTTGATGAGATAATGATCATCTTCTTAGCCGTAATGATTACGGACGTGATTCTTCTGGATTTATTCAACACATTTGGGATGCCTACATCCACCACTGTTTCAATTGTATTTGAAATTTTGGGTGCCGCAGTAGCTGTTTCATTGGTAAAGGTGAGCAACGATCCAAGCATGAGTATCAGTCAGTACATTAACACTGCTAAAGCTTTGGGTATCATTTCAGGTATTCTGTTATCAGTTGTTATCTCCTTTTCTGTGGGTGCTCTGGTTCAGTACATTACCCGAATGATCTTTTCGTTCGATTACGACAAACGCCTAAGCTATTTTGGAGCCATTTATGGTGGTATAGCCATCACAGCCATTACCTATTTTATTCTTGTTAAAGGTGCAAAAACAGTTACATTTATCGATGATGCAACAAAAGACTGGATTAAGCACAATGGCATGACCATAATTGCTGTTAGTTTGGTTGGCTGGACTGTATTACTTCAGATTTTAAAACTTATTTTCAAGATAGATATTCTTAAAATAATTGTATTAGCCGGTACATTTGCATTGGCTATGGCTTTCTCTGGTAACGACCTTGTAAACTTTATTGGTGTACCTTTAGCTGGTTTTGAATCATTCCATATTTTCCAGAAAGCAGGAATGGAACCTGGAAGTGTAAGCATGGAAGCTCTTGCTGGTAAGGTTGCTACACCAACTTACATGCTGATTATTGCCGGACTGGTAATGGTTGTCACTTTATGGACATCTAAAAAAGCGAAAGCAGTTGTTAAGACTTCTCTTGACTTAAGTCGCCAGCAAGAAGGTGATGAGCGTTTTGGATCATCAATACTAGCTCGTTCAATCGTTCGTGCTTCTATTAACACTTCTAACGCTCTTAACAGCTTTCTGCCTGAGAGAATAAAAAATAGCATCAATAAACAATTTGATTCTACCAACTACGATGAAAGACGTAAAAAGCTTGGAAAAGAAGCTCCTGCATTTGATATGCTTAGAGCATCCGTTAATTTAGTTGTAGCCAGTATTTTGATTTCGTTGGCTACCAACATGAAACTTCCTTTATCTACCACTTATGTAACTTTTATGGTTGCCATGGGTAGTTCACTTGCCGATCGTGCATGGGGGCGTGAAAGTGCAGTTTATCGTATCACGGGTGTACTGTCAGTTATCGGAGGATGGTTCTTCACAGCTTTCTCGGCTTTTACTGCTGCATTTGTAATGGCTATGTTAATCAGTTGGGCCGGTCTTTGGATGATTGCTGTTCTTCTTATTTTTGCCTTATTCATGGTTTTCAGAACACACCTGAAACCTAAAAAAGAACAAACAGTTGAAACCGAAGTGGTGGAATATGAAATTGAAGAAGTTGAAGGCGAGATTCCAGCTGAGAAAGTTCTAACGAAATGTACAAATAGTGTAACTCAGACGTTGGAACGTATTTCAGAAATTTATTCACAGACCTTACATGATTTCGAAGCTGAAGACAGAAAAGCTTTAAAAGAAATTAATAAGACTGTTAAAAATATTAATAAGAAAACGAAGAAACTTAAGAGCAATGTTTATCCTACAGTAATGAAACTGCAGGAGCAATCAATTGACTCAAGTCTTTACTACGTTCAGGTTATTGATTATTTAAGAGAAACTGCACACTGTCTTTCATTTATTTCTGAACCTTGTTACATTCACCTTGATAACAATCACAGAATATTCAAACCTGAGCAATTTGAGGATTTAAATAACCTGAGTGCTGCAATACAGAAATTTATTGCTGAAATGGTTTCGGTTATTAAAACCAATGATTACGATAAATTGGACGATCTAATGGAAAAAAGAGAGTCAATTCTTGAGTCTATTCGTGGATATCGTAAAGCTCAGCTAAAACGTATCAAGAATGAAAAGGCTGGTACAAAGGTTAGCCTGCTATACTTAAACATTATGCATGAAACACAAAATCTATTGTTGCACATGATTAATTTAACAAAGGCACAACGCGATTTTGTAGATTTCCAGAAAAACTAA